The Sphingobacteriales bacterium DNA window AGCCGTGATATTATATTATTACATTCAGTAAGAAAAAAGTTGGGAGTCTTTGGTATTGTGCTGTTGCGACTTATATTTTCAGTGGAATGTTGTTTGGTGAAGGCGGTTTGGAATAAAGCAGCGATCATATGCCCCCGTGGCTATTAAAACCGCCGTGCAAACGCTCCATCATATCAAATATTTCGTTGGCTTTTTTTCTGCAACCTTTTTCATCGCTCCCTCCAAAAAACGCTTGCGTTGTTTCTCATTTCTTCGGGTTTTCTTTCACCTGGCGCGGCGCAAAATATCGAGCCGCCCGAGTGTATAATCTGCCATAATTTGGGCAAGCCGCACCATTGTTCACAGTATCCCCGAATTCCATGGGTGGGTTTGCAGGAGTTCTTCAAAGGCCCAGAAGTGCGGGTATTCTACGGTTTCTCTGCCAAATGCTTGCGGTTGATGAAAGATGAACTCCATCGGTGCAGGGCGGTGGGGGAGGCGTTCATGGCGATGAGGTCTTCTATATTGTTGGAGTTTGAGGTCGCGCAGGTATTTTTGCATGCCCGGACTTTCAAACTGGAAGATGCCGATGGTATGTGTTTGAGAAAGGAAGTTGGTAGGTTTTCGTCCGTTAGGGATTTCATCAGGATTGATGAGCGGAATTTGGTATTTGTTTGCTGATATTCTCAATGGCATCGCGGATAATGGTGAGCGTTTTTAAGCCCAAAAGTCCATTTGAAACGAAGCCGCACTTCTCTGCAAAGTTGTCGTATTGTGTTGCCAACAAGTTGAATTCTTTGTTTGAATTTTTATGCCCGGAATATACTCTACAATATCGGAACAAATGATGATGCCGCAAGCGTACTGGTCGGTGGAGCGCCGCGGGCCTTCAAGGTTTTGGCTGCCACTTTGCCCAGCACCACCTGTGCTCTGAGGTCACTTTTGCCTTCGACAGATTGGCGCAGCATTTAATATGCTCCATTGCCTGTTCGTTTTGAGTTTTTCTTTGAGTTTTTCGGTGTCGCGCATTCAAGTAGTCAGTCAAATCAAAATCGGAATGGGTGGGTACTAATTTGGCGATGCGGTCGGTTTCGGGCATTGGCAAATCAACACGCGCCACATCATGGATGCTTGATTTTGAAGCCATTGTGCCGTATAGGTGATGATTTGCGCCGCGTCAGCTCGCCATATTTTTCACCACGCCTGATCAATATTTTGTCGCGCCCTTCATCGTCAAAATCAATGCTCAATATCGGGCATTGTTACACTCGGGATTCAGAAAACGCTCAAAGAGCAGATTGTAGCGAATGGGGTCTAATGTTGGTGATGCCGATGGCATAAGCCACCGCGCTACCCGCCGCCGAACCCCTGCCCGGGTCCCACGGCGATATTCATAGCACGCGCCCGCATTCGTAAAGTCCTGTACTATCAAATAACCCGGAAAACCGACTTCTCTATACGCTCAACTCATAATTCAAACGCTCCTCCAACGTATTTGTCTATTTCGCCGTATTTTTCTTTGCCCCTTCAAAAAGCCAGATAATGCAAATAATCATCTTGCGTAGCAAAACCCTTCGGGCAATATATAATTGGGGCAAAAGCACATCGCGTTTGAGTTTTGGCGGGTGTGATGCGGTCTATAATTAAATTGGTATTATCTAAGGCTTGCGGCACATCTTGAAAAAGGGCTTCCATTTGTGCCTTGTTTTAAAGAAAACAGATTGTTGGGAACCCAAAACGGTAGCCTTTGCCCTTCGCCAACGGGCATGTGCGTTTGTCACGGTATTCACACACAACAAAAATATCGTGCGCATCGGCGTTAGCTTCATCAACATAATGCGAGTCGCAGGTGGCAATGACGGGAATATTGTATTTTTGCTCCATTTAATAACACTTGATTCACATCTTCTGACCGATGCCCGTTCCGTCAATATCTTTCAGGTTGTGACGCTGCAATTCAATAAAATAATCTTCGCCTAAAATATCCAACCACTCCAAAAAACGAGCTCGGCAACAGCTTCCCCTTTGAATAATAGCTTGGGGAGACTTCGGCACCGATGCAGCAGGTGTTCGCAATTAAACCCTCTTGCATCGTTTGATAAACGATTTATCCACACGCGAAATCTTGCCGTACAAACCCCCAATAAATGCCAAAGAAACACAATTTTGACAAAATTTATAGCCCTACCGATTTTTATGAGTATTGGCTGATTGGTAGCGTTTATCTTTTTGTTCTTTGGTAAAAGTGCGCTGAAAAACGGTCTTCCACTACATAAATTCGCAGCCCACCACGGAATAATGCCTGCTTTTTTTGCAGCATTTACAAACTCAAAAGCACCGAACATATTGCCGTGGTC harbors:
- a CDS encoding PHP domain-containing protein, encoding MMVVFEKMPNIALLISLPFYFFVSLMPVFSHLHCHTQYSLLDGAAPIKDMVAKAQKDGMPAVALTDHGNMFGAFEFVNAAKKAGIIPWWAANLCSGRPFFSALLPKNKKINATNQPILIKIGRAINFVKIVFLWHLLGVCTARFRVWINRLSNDARGFNCEHLLHRCRSLPKLLFKGEAVAELVFWSGWIF